The Anaerolineae bacterium region GCACAGGCCAGCAGCCCGCGCCTCACCAGGCGCGGGCTGCTCCTTCTCTGTGCCGTGACGGTTTGGCGGAAAGTGGGCGCGGCCTCTCAGGGTATAATCAGCGTCTGGCCGACCTGGAGCAGGTTGGGGTTCTCCAGGGCGTTGACCAGAGCTATGTCCTGAGCGGCGACATCGTACATGACCGCCAGTGACGAGAGCGAATCCCCAGGCTGGACCACATGGGTGCGGCGGGGGTTCACGCCGGCGGCCTGGACCCTGTTGCTCGGGGAGGGGAGCGTGCCCCCTGCCGGCACGATAAGGACCTGGCCGACCTGCAGGTAGTACCCGTTGGTGAGGCCGTTGGCGCGCATTAGGGCGTCCACTTCCACGCCCAGGTGCTGGGCGATGCTGTAGAGGGTGTCTCCCGGCTGTACCACGTACTGCTGCGCCCCGATGGGTATCTCGGGCAGGGGGATGGTGAGCACCTGTCCCACGTAGATGACGTTGTTGGTGAGGTTGTTAGCCTGGACTATGGCTTCCATGCGCGCACCGTACTGCAGGGCGATGCTCAGCACGGTATCACCCCAACCCACGGTGTGGGTGATGTGGCGCGGCTCCGGCGTTGGGGTGGGCGGGTTGGCCGGTACTTGCAGAGAGGTGGCCGAGTAACCCGAATCTGGCGTAGGCAGGGGTGAGTCGCCGATCGAGGCTAGAGCAGAGGCCTCCTCGATGCCCCGCTGAGGCCCGGTCGAGGGCGGTTCTGACACCTGGGCCGAGAGCGACGGCCGGCCCGTGGCCAGCGACAGGGACTCCGGCGGCGCGGGCTTGACCTTGGTGCAGCCGCCCGCCGAGACAGCCACCACCACTGCTAGTAGGCACGTCAGTGTCCGCGGTAGGCGCGTCACCGGACGCGCCATTGCACTGAAGACTCGCCTGTATGGCATCTAGGCCCCCTGGA contains the following coding sequences:
- a CDS encoding LysM peptidoglycan-binding domain-containing protein, yielding MPYRRVFSAMARPVTRLPRTLTCLLAVVVAVSAGGCTKVKPAPPESLSLATGRPSLSAQVSEPPSTGPQRGIEEASALASIGDSPLPTPDSGYSATSLQVPANPPTPTPEPRHITHTVGWGDTVLSIALQYGARMEAIVQANNLTNNVIYVGQVLTIPLPEIPIGAQQYVVQPGDTLYSIAQHLGVEVDALMRANGLTNGYYLQVGQVLIVPAGGTLPSPSNRVQAAGVNPRRTHVVQPGDSLSSLAVMYDVAAQDIALVNALENPNLLQVGQTLIIP